The uncultured Celeribacter sp. genome includes the window TGGTCCACTTCGTAGTTGCGACCGCCCTGGCTTGCGTCCGCGTCGATCTGAATCAGCGGGCGCGGCAAAGGCATTTTGTTGTTGTGAGTTTCATTGCCACGCAAACGCGACCCCACGACAATCATCAAATCGCATGTCTCATAAAGGGCCATGGCCTCAGGCGTCATGTTGAACGCCCCAAGCGTTGCCGGATTGTCTTCTGAGACCACAGCACGGCCATTGGTCGAGCTCACCGCGCCGAAACCGCGACGGACGAGTTCCGTCGCCTCTGCGCCTGCACCGCGCGCACCGCCACCAAGCCAGATCATCGGACGACGAGCCTTGACCACGCGCTCCGCCAATTCAGAGATCGCATCGTCAGCCGCATAGGGCAGCTGCAGCACCGGCGTATAGGCACGCGCGGCCCCTTCGATCGCCTGTCGCTGCACATCCACCGGGATTTCCAGCGCAACCGGCCCGGTCGGGGCGGACAATGCCGCAGAGGTCGCTGCCGAAAGCGCGCCGATCGCGCTTTTGGCATCCCACATGCGATAGACAGCCTTGGACACGCCGCGCAGCATTTCCGGCTGACGCGGCACGTCATGGATGGCGGCACGGTCGCGGTCGGCAAATTCCGTATCCACCTGCGTTGTGATGTGCAAAAGCGACGTGCCCGCGGTCAGCGCCTCGGCCTGTGCCCCGGCGGCATTGCCGGCAGCGGTTCCCGTCGAGGTCAGGCAGACGCCCAGCTTTCCGGTGACCCGTGCATGCGCATCGGCCATATTCATCGCGCCCGCTTCACCGCGTGCGGGAACAAACCGGATCCGCCCCTGACGCGCCACGGCATCAAGAATGGGCATATTGTGGATCGAAATGACCCCAAAGATCGTCGTAACCCCGATATCCGCGAGGTAATTGGCGATATATTCACCAACGGTCGCGATCTGAAGTTTGGTATCCATTTTCATTCTTCTATCCTCAGATATAACGCGACAGACCGCCGGAAACTTCCAGCTGCGCGCCTGTGATGTAACTCGCGGCCCGAGAGCCCAGAAATGCGATTGCGTGAGCCGCCTCTTGCGGATCTCCCAGGCGCCCCAACGGGATGCCTTTGCGTTTGGCCAATGCGCCGTACCATTCTTCGCGGCTGACGCTCTTGTCTTCGCGTTCGGCAAAACGGCGGGTCCATTGGCCTGAGCCCACGAGCCCTAGAAGGATCGAATTGACCCGGACATTCGGCGCGAGTTCGACCGAGAGACTTTTGAGCAGGTTTTGCACCCCGGCCCGCGCCGAAGAGGTGCAGACCATATGTGGTTCAGGCTGGTAGGAGAGCAGCGAATTCACCGCGACGATCGCACCTTCCGCCTCCGTGAGCATCGGCAGAAAGGCCCGCGTCGGATGGACCTGGCTGAAGATTTTCAGCTCATATTCCGCACGCCAGTCTTCATCGCTGGTGTCGGCAAAGGTCGAGATCCGCCCCTGCCCGGCGTTATTCACCAAGAGATCACAGCCGCCAAAGCGCGCCTGCACATCACCCGCGAACGCATTAACCGCCTCCGGCTCCAGTACAGAGAATGCTTTTGCATAGACGTTCTCCGCGCCAAAATCGCGTTCCAGAACGGCGGCGACATCCTTCAGGCGGCTTTCATTGCGCGCGCAGAAGGCAACTTTCGCCCCGCTGGCCAGCAAAAGCTTGACGGTTTCAAGCCCGATGCCCGAAGAGCCGCCAGTGACAACCGCAACAGAGCCTTTGTAATCATAGCTGTTCATTTCGATCCCTTTCCGCTTGCAGTATGCTCTGCCAGCTCAGGCCAGCCCGGATCGGGGCGGCCCTGCATCACGGCGCGTTGTGCTGGTGTGGGCGGCCCTGCCGTCATCCACTGGTCCATCTTCTCGGGAACATCGCGCGGCCAGACCTGCGCCTCGTGGATCGTCTCGTCGATCTGCTGCAGCTCCGTGGTAAATTCGATCACGAAGCCCGAGGGCGAAACGAAATAGGCGAAGGGGTTGTCACCCGGTCCGTGACGGCCCGGCCCCCAGGACGGAACATGGCCCTTCTGCTTCATCCGGCCGATGGCCCGCATGAATTCGTTGATCGTCGGAACTTCGAAAGCGACGTGGTTCACGGACGGGTAATGCGAGCGCACCAGAGCAATCGAATGGTGATTGGAGTTGCAGCGCAAAAACACCATCTGATCCGCTGAGTAGTCCGAAGCCCGGAAGCCCAGCACTCGCTCCCACCAATCCTGACGGCCTTCGAGATCAGGCGTGTTCAGAACCACATGGCTGACCTTGCGCGGCATGGCCCATTCTTCGCGGTCATCCAATTCACGCGCCTCACAACGGAACCGCAGACGACGCATGTCCGGGTCGAGCATTTCAAACCCGTAGCCACCGATCCAGTCGTCGAACTCCGCCGGTGCGCCCAGAACCACTTCCCCCAGTCCGAGAACCTGTTCATAGAGCGCATCCGTTTCGGCCCGGCTGTCCATGGCAAAATGCACATATTCGATGCCGAAAACGTCGCCCTCTTTCAGACCGTAAAGACAGGGCTCTATCCCGGTCCCGCGCAGGTAGGCGATGCCCTCTTCCTTATGGGCCAGCGACAGCCCCCACATATCTTCGTAAAAGGGCAGCGTATCGGGCAGACCCGGACCGCGCATGACAATGCCGCGCAGCGCTCCCACTCGAACCATCTCAGTCATGACGACCCTCCTTCATGGTGTCAGGCAGCGTGTCAAAGCAGCTGCGAATTCTTTCGGACGTTGTTGATAGGCAGCGTGTCCTGCCTCATCGATTGCGATCAACTGACCACGGAATGCGTTGGGCAAGGCGGCATAGGCCTTGCGACTGTTGTCTGGTGGCGTGACGACATCCTCAGCGCCATAAATTACGGAGCACGGCACGGAGCAGGCCGACAGATCCTCAAGCAAACGTCCCGAGGCCAGCATCCTGGCGGCCTGCCCGTAGCCCGGCATGGACACCTGAGCCATGCCCTCGGTCACAAAGGCCGTCACATCGGGATGGGCGTCCGGCGCAAACACCAGGCGAGGTGCGCGCGCGGTGGCGAAAGCCGCAGGTTGCAGCGTCTCGAGATCCTCAATCCGTTTTTGCGACGACGCCGACAGCTGTGTCCCGGCCTCAACCCCATGGCCCAAAGCGCAACAGGCCAGGACCATACCGCTCACACGTTCGGGGGCCAGGCGCGCGAACGCCGCAGCTGTCAGGCAGCCGAGAGAATGCCCCAAAAGCATGACCGAACCGAGCCCAAGCCCGTCGAGAAAGTCCGTCAGGACCTCGGCATAATCCGCAGCCACGGGCCAGTCGCCCGCGAGCGGATCAGAGCCGAGATACCCCGGCATATTCCAGGCAATCACCCGCCAATCGGACGGCAGCTGCTCAAGAAGCGGCGCGAAGGAGCCTGCGTTTGAACCGATGCCATGCAGGCACACCAGAACGGGCCCTTGCCCCGGGCGTTCAAGGTAGGACAGACCTTTTGAAATATTTGCCTCAAACCCCATCACGA containing:
- a CDS encoding thiamine pyrophosphate-binding protein → MKMDTKLQIATVGEYIANYLADIGVTTIFGVISIHNMPILDAVARQGRIRFVPARGEAGAMNMADAHARVTGKLGVCLTSTGTAAGNAAGAQAEALTAGTSLLHITTQVDTEFADRDRAAIHDVPRQPEMLRGVSKAVYRMWDAKSAIGALSAATSAALSAPTGPVALEIPVDVQRQAIEGAARAYTPVLQLPYAADDAISELAERVVKARRPMIWLGGGARGAGAEATELVRRGFGAVSSTNGRAVVSEDNPATLGAFNMTPEAMALYETCDLMIVVGSRLRGNETHNNKMPLPRPLIQIDADASQGGRNYEVDQFIHGDAADVLGRLLKMLPETLEADPSLGFDIAQARAQGEGRIRDILGPYARLADILNEKISAGAHPWVRDVTISNSTFGNRFVRIAEPCHGVHALGGGIGQGVAMGVGAALAGAKAKTVTLLGDGGTQLGIAEMITAVDENAPLVYILMNDQAYGVIKNIQDAQYGSRHHYSALATPDFQTYAKAIGIPHHRVSDIEGEFEAVFDAAIAADGPQLIEVDMCAIGPFAQTFAGPPAGAAGKTE
- a CDS encoding SDR family oxidoreductase — protein: MNSYDYKGSVAVVTGGSSGIGLETVKLLLASGAKVAFCARNESRLKDVAAVLERDFGAENVYAKAFSVLEPEAVNAFAGDVQARFGGCDLLVNNAGQGRISTFADTSDEDWRAEYELKIFSQVHPTRAFLPMLTEAEGAIVAVNSLLSYQPEPHMVCTSSARAGVQNLLKSLSVELAPNVRVNSILLGLVGSGQWTRRFAEREDKSVSREEWYGALAKRKGIPLGRLGDPQEAAHAIAFLGSRAASYITGAQLEVSGGLSRYI
- a CDS encoding VOC family protein, producing MTEMVRVGALRGIVMRGPGLPDTLPFYEDMWGLSLAHKEEGIAYLRGTGIEPCLYGLKEGDVFGIEYVHFAMDSRAETDALYEQVLGLGEVVLGAPAEFDDWIGGYGFEMLDPDMRRLRFRCEARELDDREEWAMPRKVSHVVLNTPDLEGRQDWWERVLGFRASDYSADQMVFLRCNSNHHSIALVRSHYPSVNHVAFEVPTINEFMRAIGRMKQKGHVPSWGPGRHGPGDNPFAYFVSPSGFVIEFTTELQQIDETIHEAQVWPRDVPEKMDQWMTAGPPTPAQRAVMQGRPDPGWPELAEHTASGKGSK
- a CDS encoding alpha/beta hydrolase; the encoded protein is MGFEANISKGLSYLERPGQGPVLVCLHGIGSNAGSFAPLLEQLPSDWRVIAWNMPGYLGSDPLAGDWPVAADYAEVLTDFLDGLGLGSVMLLGHSLGCLTAAAFARLAPERVSGMVLACCALGHGVEAGTQLSASSQKRIEDLETLQPAAFATARAPRLVFAPDAHPDVTAFVTEGMAQVSMPGYGQAARMLASGRLLEDLSACSVPCSVIYGAEDVVTPPDNSRKAYAALPNAFRGQLIAIDEAGHAAYQQRPKEFAAALTRCLTP